In Capsicum annuum cultivar UCD-10X-F1 chromosome 7, UCD10Xv1.1, whole genome shotgun sequence, one genomic interval encodes:
- the LOC107853608 gene encoding ubiquitin C-terminal hydrolase 22, with product MSNNINHLIRPESEPENPQIDNRGSGCQHLSELRSRIGSNPFINFPGCVKVRPLGRASIKRDTPHVLVRCGVCGHAPHRLYACVTCAAVFCHAHVGLGPRSQHLADADRSSCVQQHHNITVEIDRAELFCCVCRDQVYDRDFDAAVVLAQTEAAAVAIEQPPLLSENIRKRRRVEYKPWTPDVKEQVLIVGNSNPFPSQMSNDALTTPPEVQWGLRGLNNLGNTCFMNSVLQALLHTPPLRNYFLSDKHNRYFCQRKNSTIVTRSSSSSGDNNANKNSMLCLACDLDAMFSAVFSGDRSPISPAKFLYSWWKHASNLASYEQQDAHEFFISVLDGIHERMQNDKGKAPNPGSGDCCIAHRVFSGILRSDVMCTACGFTSTTYDPCIDISLDLELSQGSTSAKMTTSKKSHNTHKKAVEPGKSSQNARLSTLMGCLDHFTRPEKLGSDQKFFCQHCQVRQESLKQMSIRKLPLVSCFHIKRFEHSVIKKMSRKVDHYLQFPFSLDMSPYLSSSILRSRFGNRIFSFDGDEQDNTSCESSSEFELFAVITHTGKLDAGHYVTYLRLSNQWYKCDDAWITQVSENIVRAAQGYMMFYVQKMLYYKASEKQVS from the exons ATGTCTAACAACATCAATCATCTAATCCGACCCGAATCTGAACCCGAAAATCCTCAGATCGATAATCGGGGCAGCGGATGCCAACATTTATCAGAGCTCCGATCTAGAATCGGGTCGAACCCATTTATCAATTTCCCGGGTTGCGTTAAAGTCCGGCCATTGGGGCGGGCCTCGATTAAGAGGGATACGCCCCACGTGCTGGTACGGTGCGGCGTGTGCGGGCACGCACCACACCGTCTGTACGCCTGTGTCACGTGCGCTGCAGTTTTCTGTCACGCGCACGTGGGGTTGGGGCCACGGTCGCAGCATTTGGCAGATGCAGATAGATCCAGTTGCGTGCAGCAGCACCACAACATCACTGTTGAGATAGACCGCGCTGAGCTGTTCTGTTGTGTGTGTAGGGACCAGGTGTACGACCGCGACTTTGATGCCGCGGTAGTACTGGCCCAGACAGAGGCTGCTGCTGTTGCAATCGAACAGCCGCCTCTTCTTTCGGAGAATATCCGGAAGAGGAGGCGGGTGGAGTACAAGCCATGGACACCTGATGTGAAAGAACAAGTTTTGATTGTTGGGAATTCAAATCCATTCCCAAGCCAAATGAGCAATGATGCAttaacaactccaccagaagtaCAATGGGGGTTGAGGGGACTTAATAATCTTGGGAATACGTGTTTTATGAACTCTGTACTTCAAGCATTGCTTCATACGCCACCATTGAGGAATTACTTTCTGAGTGATAAGCATAATAGATATTTTTGTCAGCGAAAGAATAGCACTATTGTAACGAGgagcagtagtagtagtggtgataATAATGCGAACAAGAACTCTATGTTGTGTTTGGCTTGTGATTTGGATGCAATGTTTTCTGCTGTTTTCTCTGGGGATCGGAGCCCGATTAGTCCTGCAAAGTTCCTCTACAG TTGGTGGAAGCATGCGTCAAATCTTGCAAGCTATGAACAGCAGGACGCTCATGAGTTTTTTATTTCTGTGCTTGATGGGATTCACGAAAGAATGCAGAATGACAAGGGGAAGGCCCCAAATCCAG GCAGTGGAGACTGTTGCATTGCTCATAGAGTATTTTCTGGAATCTTGCGGTCTGATGTCATGTGTACAGCTTGTGGCTTCACATCTACTACATATGATCCATGTATAGACATCTCGTTGGATTTGGAACTGAGCCAGGGGAGTACTTCAGCAAAGATGACGACATCAAAGAAGTCTCATAATACTCACAAAAAAGCAGTTGAACCCGGTAAGTCTAGCCAAAATGCTAGACTTTCTACGTTGATGGGATGTTTAGATCATTTTACAAgacctgagaaattggggtcCGATCAGAAGTTCTTCTGCCAACACTGTCAAGTGAGACAGGAATCTCTTAAACAGATGTCGATAAGAAAACTGCCTCTAGTTTCTTGCTTTCATATCAAAAGGTTTGAGCATTCTGTGATTAAGAAAATGTCGAGGAAGGTTGATCACTACCTACAGTTTCCTTTTTCCTTGGACATGTCGCCTTACCTTTCTTCGTCTATCTTGAGGAGCCGATTTGGAAATAGAATCTTCTCCTTTGACGGGGACGAGCAAGACAACACATCCTGTGAATCTTCCTCGGAATTTGAGTTGTTTGCTGTCATCACCCATACCGGTAAACTTGATGCTGGTCATTATGTAACATATCTGAGGTTAAGTAATCAATGGTACAAATGTGATGATGCTTGGATCACTCAGGTAAGTGAGAACATCGTGAGAGCTGCACAAGGATACATGATGTTCTATGT